Genomic window (Thermodesulfobium sp. 4217-1):
CTATACCTGTAGCCATAGGGGAAAAAAATTCTTTATACATAGCAAGGTTTTTTCACGCGCTTACAATATTGTTTTTGATTCCCATAGGGGTTTTAGCTAATATTAGCCCGGTTTATTTTGCAGGGTTGGTTATATTTGCGTTTCTTTTGCTATATGAGCATTCATTGGTAAAGCCAAACGATCTCTCAAAGATAAATATGGCCTTTTTTAACGTAAACGCAATATGCTCTTTCATATATGCCTCTTTTGTAATTGTTTCGGTATTAATAAAATAATTAGGTGGATAATTTGAAAAAAATTGTACTTGGTATTACTGGCGCAAGCGGTATGAAATATGCCCTCAGGATGATCGATGTTTTAAAAAAAGACTCAGATCTGTGTGTGGTATATACTAATGCAGCAGCTCTGGTTCTCAAAGATGAAGAAGTAATCGACATAGAATCGATAAAAGAAAGATATCAGGGCGTTAGCTTCTATGACCAAGGCGATTTTAGTTGCGAATATGCGTCTGGCTCTCAGAACCTGGATGCAGTAGTTGTCTGTCCCTGTTCTGCTGCTACTCTTTCGAGCGTGGCAAATGGATTATCTTCGAATCTTTTGGAGCGGGTTTGCGATGTAGCTCTTAAAGAGGGCATAAAATTGGTTTTGGTATTTAGAGAGACGCCTCTAAATTTGATTCACATTGAGAACATGAGAAAGGTCGCTATGGCTGGCGGTATTATCTTGCCTGCCTGTCCTGGTTTTTATAATAGCCCAAAGACGATAGATGATTTGGTGGATTTTGTAGTGGCAAAGACGTTAAACAGAATAGGGTTTGAAAATAATCTCTTAAGACCCTGGCAGGGCAAGAAGTAAATTTCAATTTTTAAGGAGTGTAAAAATATGGGCAAAGTTTATTTGGTAGGTTCTGGTCCTGGAAATGAAGGGCTCTTTACTATATTCGGAATGAATATCCTGAAAAAGGCTCAAGTTCTGGTCTTTGATAGGCTTATCCCAAAAGAGCTTTTGGCAATGGTTCCAGAAAATTGCGAGCAAATCTATGTGGGAAAAGAATCAAGTAAACACGCAATGAAGCAAGACGATATAAATAAATTGCTTGCTGATAGGGCGTCTGAAGATAAACTGGTAGTTAGACTAAAGGGCGGAGATCCATTTTTGTTTGGTAGGGGCGGAGAGGAGGCTCTTTACCTTAAAGAAAGGGATATAGAGTTTGAATTGGTTCCTGGGATTAGCGCAGCTTTAGCGGTGCCTCTTTATGCAGGAATACCTGTTACCCACAGAAAGGTAGCTTCATCTTATGCTATATTTACCGGGCACGAGGACCCCACGAAAGAAGACTCTACCATTGATTGGGAGGGCTCTCTTGGGGCAGATACCCTTGTCTTCTTTATGGGGGTAGAAAGGCTTGATAAGATAGTAGAAAAGATAATTGCTGTTAGGAAAGATAAAGAAATCCCGTGCGCGCTCATTCAAAACGGAACCCTTCCCACTCAGAAGGTGGTAGTGGGGAATCTATCAAATATAGTAAGCCTTGCTGAAGAAAACTCAGTCAAGCCTCCGGCCTTGTTTGTAGTAGGCAATGTGGTGAGCCTGAGAGAGGATCTGATGTGGTTTGAGAAAAAGCCCTTGTTTGGCAAAAGGGTTGTGGTAACCAGATCCAGGATGAAGGCGAGCCTCTTAAGCGAGAGACTAAAGGAAAATGGCGCAGAGGTTTTTGAGATACCGGTAATAAAGTGCGTCCAGATAGCAGATCAAAAAGAATTTAAATTTGTTTTTGAGAATTTGTGCGAATATGAATATATAGTTTTTAGCTCGTCAACAGGAGTAAAAATCTTCTTTGAGAACTTGTTTAAGGCTGGATATGATAGCAGATGTATAAAATCAAAAATTGCTGTGATTGGCGATGGCACAAGCGATGAGCTTTTAAAATATGGCGTGGTGGCAGATATCTTGCCTGAAAAGTTTGTGGCAGAAAGCTTGTTAGACAGTTTTGAGAAAACTAATGAAGCCAAGAAGATTCTGATACCGAGGGCTAAAGAGGGTAGAGATGAACTGGTAAGAGGCTTACTGGAGAAGGGCTATGTGGTGGATGACTTTCACATATATTCGGTACAGCCTGAGCAAATTTCAAAGCAGGATATCGAAATGGCTTTTCAGGATGGGAAAGAAGTTTTCTTGACCTTCGCGAGCTCTAAGACAGCTGAGTATTTCTATGAATCCTTAGGAGAACACAGGGATCTGGTGCTAAAAGTTGCTAAAGTCGTATCTATTGGGCCGATTACCTCAGAGAAAGCAAGGGGTTTGGGATTCAATGTGGTAGCTCAGGCAGCAGAGTACAATATAAATGGTCTGGTAAGCGCCCTGATAGGTTGCGAAAAGGGCAATAGTTAACAGGAATTTTTTGATGTTCTTTTAAAATATAGCAGTATTGAGAGCAAGATAAAGCTTATGAAATTCCAGAACACTATAGGCATTTGAAATATATAAAAGCCATATATAACCCAGCAAAAGACTCCTATCCACATCATAAGAAGCATTACGAGGGATATATCCTTTGTTGAGCGCGTCTTCCATGCCTTTATTACCTGAGGCACAAGAGAGCTCGTGGTAAGTAGCCCAGCAAACAATCCAAGATAAGTATCAAGCATAAAGATATTATAACTTAAAAGAATTTTTTATAAAGTCGGTTGCGCACATGAAAGTTTACTTTTATTGTCAACTATTGTATAATGTAAACAATGGAGGTGACGTATATGTGGTGTAGCGGTCCAGGATTTTATGGTCACGGCTTTTATGGAATGCCTATGTTTGGGATGATTTTTCCTTTATTGTTCCTTGCTGTAGTAGTCTTTGCGGTTTTTTATTTCTTGAAGCAGGGAATGAGCAGGTGCTCTGTGCTTAGCAATAGTACTTCAAACGAAGATCTTATAAAAGAGATAAATAGCCTAAAGGAAGAAGTAAAGAGGCTAAAAGAAGAAAAGTAAACTTTCTCAAGCTATAGGGGCATTGATCTTATGTGCGGTCAATGCCTTTTTTATTGGAAATTTAATCCTTTTAATGTAAAATAAGCTTACAATAATAAATATTTTAAAAGGAGTGATAAGAGTGTATAGGTCATATAATGATGAGTTAACTGGAACTACAGCCGCTACTGACGTATCTGGCTTTTTTAGGGGAGTCTTCACGTGGATGTTTCTTGGGCTCCTGTTCACTGGAGTGATTTCTTACGCAATAGCGTCTAATGTTTCAATTTTGCAGCTTATTTTGGGCAATCCTATCTTGTTTTATGGGATAATCGGCCTGCAATTTATTGCAGTTATAACCCTATCTGCTGCTATTACAAAGCTACCTGCTGAGGTCGCAGAGTTTATTTTTATATTATATTCTGCCCTGACAGGAGTAACTTTTTCTACGCTATTCGTAGCTTATACATCTGATTCTATAGCGTCCACATTTCTCGTTACCGCTATATCTTTTGGCGTAATGGCTTTAATGGGATACACCACAAAGGCAGACCTGACTAAGATGGGGACATTTATGATGGCAGGTCTTATTGCAATAATAGTAGGCTTTGTAGTAAATATTTTCTTGCACAGTAGCGCTCTAATGCTTCTTTTATCTGTGGTAGGCGTGATTGTGTTCCTGGGCCTTACTGCTTATGACATGCAAAAGCTAAAGAAGATATATCTAGCAGGCGCATTTGATGAAAGAAAGGAAACAGTTTTGGGCGCTCTCACTCTGTATCTGGATTTCATAAACCTATTTCTTATGCTACTAAATGTAATGGGGAACAGAAGAGACTAAATTTTATGTTTGAAATTTTTTAGAGGGAAATTATTAAATATTTCTGTCCTTTTTGTAAAGCAGAGTTATCTGAAGATTTCAAGGCCTGTCCTTATTGCAAGGCTGATTTGAGGGGTAGTATTTCTTATGATGATAAGATAATATTATCCCTTGATCATCCTATTCTTGACATCAGAATGGTATCTATCAAGTTGGTTGGAGATAAGCGCATAAAAAGAGCCTTGTCAAAA
Coding sequences:
- a CDS encoding UbiX family flavin prenyltransferase; its protein translation is MKKIVLGITGASGMKYALRMIDVLKKDSDLCVVYTNAAALVLKDEEVIDIESIKERYQGVSFYDQGDFSCEYASGSQNLDAVVVCPCSAATLSSVANGLSSNLLERVCDVALKEGIKLVLVFRETPLNLIHIENMRKVAMAGGIILPACPGFYNSPKTIDDLVDFVVAKTLNRIGFENNLLRPWQGKK
- the cobA gene encoding uroporphyrinogen-III C-methyltransferase; amino-acid sequence: MGKVYLVGSGPGNEGLFTIFGMNILKKAQVLVFDRLIPKELLAMVPENCEQIYVGKESSKHAMKQDDINKLLADRASEDKLVVRLKGGDPFLFGRGGEEALYLKERDIEFELVPGISAALAVPLYAGIPVTHRKVASSYAIFTGHEDPTKEDSTIDWEGSLGADTLVFFMGVERLDKIVEKIIAVRKDKEIPCALIQNGTLPTQKVVVGNLSNIVSLAEENSVKPPALFVVGNVVSLREDLMWFEKKPLFGKRVVVTRSRMKASLLSERLKENGAEVFEIPVIKCVQIADQKEFKFVFENLCEYEYIVFSSSTGVKIFFENLFKAGYDSRCIKSKIAVIGDGTSDELLKYGVVADILPEKFVAESLLDSFEKTNEAKKILIPRAKEGRDELVRGLLEKGYVVDDFHIYSVQPEQISKQDIEMAFQDGKEVFLTFASSKTAEYFYESLGEHRDLVLKVAKVVSIGPITSEKARGLGFNVVAQAAEYNINGLVSALIGCEKGNS
- a CDS encoding SemiSWEET transporter — protein: MLDTYLGLFAGLLTTSSLVPQVIKAWKTRSTKDISLVMLLMMWIGVFCWVIYGFYIFQMPIVFWNFISFILLSILLYFKRTSKNSC
- a CDS encoding Bax inhibitor-1/YccA family protein gives rise to the protein MYRSYNDELTGTTAATDVSGFFRGVFTWMFLGLLFTGVISYAIASNVSILQLILGNPILFYGIIGLQFIAVITLSAAITKLPAEVAEFIFILYSALTGVTFSTLFVAYTSDSIASTFLVTAISFGVMALMGYTTKADLTKMGTFMMAGLIAIIVGFVVNIFLHSSALMLLLSVVGVIVFLGLTAYDMQKLKKIYLAGAFDERKETVLGALTLYLDFINLFLMLLNVMGNRRD